A region of the Hylaeus volcanicus isolate JK05 chromosome 5, UHH_iyHylVolc1.0_haploid, whole genome shotgun sequence genome:
CTTACGCGAAGGAGCTGGCCGCCAGAAATTTAAACCTAGTGCTGATCAGCCGAACCAAGGAGAAGTTGGAGAAGACCAGGGAAGAGATTTTACAGGAGAATCCGAACATCGAAGTGAAGATCATCGTGACAGACTTTAGCGAAGGGAGAAAGGTGTACGGAAAGCTCGAAGAAGAACTAAAAGACGTACCTATCGGTATTTTAGGTAAATAATCGAATACGGTTACTGACATTCTTACAGGGTGtaccaaaaatgttggaggtccccgaaaggggtggttcgggtgatttggaacaactttttccttagcgaaaatgttgtctgagacttcgttgaggagatattaacggaaaacgtcgagCAATCAGAGCGTCCGTctgtggagcgcccgcggtagtcTATGCACCGTGAGCGCTCCACCGCGGTAGTCTACgcaccgcgagcgctccactACGGTAGTCTACGCACCACGAGCTCTCCACCGTGGTAGCCTACgcaccgcgagcgctccaccaCGGTAGCCTACgcaccgcgagcgctccaccaCGGTAGTCTACGCACCACGAGCTCTCCACCGTGGTAGCCTACGCACCACGAGCGCTCCACCGTGGTAGCCTACgcaccgcgagcgctccaccgcGATAGTCTACGCACCACGAGCGCTCTACCGTGGTAGTCTACGCACCACGAGCGCTCTACCGTGGTAGCCTACGCATCACGAACGCTCCACCGTGGTAGCCTACGCACCGCGAGCGCTCAACCGCGGTAGCCTACGCACCATGAGCGCTCCACCATCACACTCGCGCTCCGATTGGTCGCCATTAATTTACGCACGGTCATTTTCCAGTGAACAATGTCGGTACCCAGTACAGCTACCCCATGTACCTCGGCGAAGTTCCCGAGACCGAACTGTGGAACATCATTAACGTGAACGTAGGAGCGACCACGTTAATGACACGATTAGTCATCAAGCAAATGCAAGAACGCGGAAAAGGCGCGATCGTGAACGTGTCTTCCGGTTCGGAACTGCAGCCATTGCCATTGATGACTGTGTACGCCGCGTCGAAGGTGTACATCAACAGCTTTTCCGAGGCGCTCAGAGTCGAGTACTCTCGATTCGGGATAACTGTACAGCACTTGACGCCATTCTTCGTCAATACGAACATGAACGCGTTCAGCGATAGACTGCAGGTGAAGTG
Encoded here:
- the LOC128876913 gene encoding inactive hydroxysteroid dehydrogenase-like protein 1 — encoded protein: MMLQLAFWLLIGLLVAWLLLNNVGSVVRAFWEFLVPLINTKPIDLRKKFGEWAVVTGSTDGIGKAYAKELAARNLNLVLISRTKEKLEKTREEILQENPNIEVKIIVTDFSEGRKVYGKLEEELKDVPIGILVNNVGTQYSYPMYLGEVPETELWNIINVNVGATTLMTRLVIKQMQERGKGAIVNVSSGSELQPLPLMTVYAASKVYINSFSEALRVEYSRFGITVQHLTPFFVNTNMNAFSDRLQVSSVLVPSATTYAKNAITTLGKVDTTAGYWAHGIQKIFTLLPPRQLRIKLGMLLSRSFRLEYFKKQA